A region of Thermoanaerobaculia bacterium DNA encodes the following proteins:
- a CDS encoding proprotein convertase P-domain-containing protein, whose protein sequence is MKTRNLFIAVLALVVVAFGAAQLFAAVTESSTNVPLAIPDNGNANSTLNFSVNGTITDANLTVNITHTWDSDIALTLSSPTVAGQLLWSNCGGSGDNLTNTVIDNDAAGLATCTFAGAPYTGSFQPTTGAAPVPASGSMNAFDTTLSGGVWTLNVADDSSICTGTLNAWSLTLDGAPPLPVELMSFDVN, encoded by the coding sequence ATGAAGACCCGCAATCTGTTCATCGCCGTCCTCGCCCTCGTGGTCGTCGCCTTCGGCGCCGCCCAGCTCTTCGCCGCCGTCACCGAGTCCAGCACCAACGTGCCGCTCGCCATTCCGGACAACGGCAACGCCAACAGCACCCTGAACTTCAGCGTCAACGGCACGATCACCGACGCCAACCTGACGGTCAACATCACTCACACCTGGGATTCGGACATCGCTCTCACGCTCTCCAGCCCGACCGTCGCAGGGCAGCTCCTTTGGTCGAACTGCGGCGGCAGCGGTGACAACCTCACCAATACGGTCATCGACAACGACGCAGCGGGCCTCGCGACCTGCACCTTCGCCGGTGCTCCGTACACGGGCTCGTTTCAGCCGACCACGGGCGCGGCGCCCGTGCCCGCCTCCGGCTCCATGAACGCCTTCGACACGACCCTTTCGGGCGGCGTCTGGACGCTCAACGTCGCCGACGACTCCTCGATCTGCACCGGCACGCTCAACGCCTGGTCGCTCACCCTCGACGGCGCCCCGCCGTTGCCGGTCGAGCTCATGAGCTTCGACGTCAATTGA
- a CDS encoding ABC transporter permease: MSKAFFAALRRGFLENVLFAKTAILAHKLRAALTVLGIVIGVSTVIAMVSLIAGFNNSVTASFESFGATLVQFQKYDPQFGPGNQRDPEMRQRKPLTYEDAIAMKELCPSMRSVSPERYWFPGNNGSSVPTVNFDGEEANPDTIVGVVPDYLDANSKQTGEGRFINETDVRRSAQVIVIGFDIADAIFPFVDPIGKWVQFGGRRYEVIGVMEEQGATMFESTDAHVYLPITTFDQAFPWVEKEGNGVNIATVPKDPLLTAQIVEEGTNVLRLRRGVPFNKPNDFGIMTPDKLIGNFQAVTGGVALTMLLIASISLLVGGVGVMNIMLVSVTERTKEIGLRKALGAVRQDILTQFLIEAVTLSAVGGVIGVGVGLGIALVVRTFSPLAAAAPFWSIAVGLGVSMTVGLVFGIFPAYRAAKLDPIDALRYE; this comes from the coding sequence ATGAGTAAGGCCTTCTTCGCCGCGTTGCGACGCGGCTTTCTCGAGAACGTCCTGTTCGCCAAGACCGCGATCCTGGCGCACAAGCTGCGCGCCGCCCTCACCGTGCTCGGCATCGTCATCGGTGTGTCGACGGTGATCGCCATGGTGTCGCTCATCGCCGGCTTCAACAACAGCGTCACGGCGAGCTTCGAGTCGTTCGGTGCGACGCTCGTTCAGTTCCAGAAGTACGACCCGCAGTTCGGTCCCGGCAACCAGCGTGATCCCGAGATGCGCCAGAGAAAGCCGTTGACCTACGAGGACGCCATCGCGATGAAGGAGCTCTGCCCGTCGATGCGGTCGGTGTCGCCGGAGCGCTATTGGTTCCCGGGGAACAACGGCAGCTCGGTCCCGACGGTCAACTTCGACGGCGAAGAGGCGAATCCCGACACCATCGTCGGGGTGGTCCCCGACTATCTCGACGCCAACTCCAAGCAGACCGGCGAGGGCAGGTTCATCAACGAGACCGACGTGCGGCGCTCGGCACAAGTGATCGTCATCGGCTTCGACATCGCCGACGCGATCTTCCCGTTCGTCGACCCGATCGGCAAGTGGGTGCAGTTCGGCGGCCGGCGCTACGAGGTCATCGGCGTGATGGAAGAGCAGGGCGCGACGATGTTCGAGTCCACGGATGCGCACGTCTACCTGCCGATCACGACCTTCGACCAGGCCTTCCCCTGGGTCGAGAAGGAAGGCAACGGCGTCAACATCGCGACCGTGCCGAAGGATCCCCTGCTGACGGCCCAGATCGTCGAGGAGGGCACCAACGTCCTGCGCCTGCGCCGCGGCGTGCCGTTCAACAAGCCGAACGACTTCGGCATCATGACTCCCGACAAGCTGATCGGGAACTTCCAGGCGGTCACCGGCGGCGTTGCGCTGACCATGCTCCTCATCGCCTCGATCTCGCTGCTCGTCGGCGGCGTCGGGGTGATGAACATCATGCTCGTATCGGTCACGGAGCGCACCAAGGAGATCGGCCTCCGCAAGGCTCTGGGCGCCGTCCGCCAGGACATCCTCACCCAGTTCCTGATCGAAGCGGTGACGCTCTCGGCGGTGGGCGGAGTGATCGGCGTCGGCGTCGGGCTCGGCATCGCCCTGGTCGTGCGGACCTTCTCGCCGCTCGCCGCCGCCGCCCCGTTCTGGTCGATCGCCGTCGGCCTGGGGGTCTCGATGACCGTCGGCCTGGTCTTCGGCATCTTCCCCGCCTACCGCGCCGCCAAGCTCGATCCGATCGACGCCCTGCGCTACGAGTAG
- a CDS encoding ABC transporter permease: METLRIAVTALRTNKLRSFLTLLGVIIGVMTVIAVVSIVTGLNDFVTEQLFSLSPDVFVITQFGIITSQEEFLEALKRKRINVDDARAVERLCSACGAVGISARSNQTLKREGEKLDEVQVNGTTANMAVLSNLDLEAGRFFVDSEVEHAAPMVVIGSDIKTELFGQLDPLGRLVWVEGKPFKVIGLLRKQGAVLGRNQDKQVFVPLGTFRKQFGTRRSLTLFVRPAEGMSGLEKAQDEVRGILRARRHTPFGGKDPFGLISAGAVEAVWRQISAGAFALVIFISGISLVVGGIVIANIMLVSVIERTREIGIRRALGAQKKDIRRQFLAEAVMLSLGGGLAGVALGMLIAWGLSAAFPLPTKVTPGLVTVGLLLSVVTGFFAGYFPARKAANLTPIEALRYE, translated from the coding sequence CCTCGGCGTGATCATCGGGGTAATGACCGTCATCGCCGTGGTGTCGATCGTCACGGGCCTGAACGACTTCGTCACCGAGCAGCTCTTCTCGCTCTCGCCGGACGTCTTCGTGATCACCCAGTTCGGCATCATCACCAGCCAGGAGGAGTTCCTCGAGGCGTTGAAGCGCAAGCGGATCAACGTCGACGACGCCCGCGCCGTCGAGCGGCTCTGCTCCGCCTGCGGCGCTGTCGGGATATCGGCGCGTTCCAACCAGACCCTGAAGCGCGAGGGCGAGAAGCTCGACGAGGTCCAGGTCAACGGAACCACGGCCAACATGGCTGTCCTCAGCAATCTGGACCTCGAGGCCGGACGCTTCTTCGTCGACTCGGAGGTCGAGCACGCCGCGCCGATGGTGGTGATCGGCTCCGACATCAAGACCGAGCTCTTCGGGCAGCTCGACCCGCTCGGCCGCCTTGTCTGGGTCGAAGGCAAGCCGTTCAAGGTCATCGGCCTGCTGCGCAAGCAGGGAGCGGTGCTCGGACGCAACCAGGACAAGCAGGTCTTCGTGCCGCTGGGCACGTTCCGCAAGCAGTTCGGAACGCGCCGGAGCCTCACCCTCTTCGTCCGCCCGGCGGAGGGCATGTCCGGGCTCGAGAAAGCCCAGGACGAGGTGCGCGGCATCCTGCGCGCGCGCCGCCACACCCCGTTCGGCGGCAAGGACCCGTTCGGCCTGATCTCGGCCGGCGCCGTCGAGGCGGTCTGGCGGCAGATCTCGGCCGGCGCCTTCGCGCTGGTGATCTTCATCTCCGGCATCTCGCTCGTGGTCGGCGGCATCGTCATCGCCAACATCATGCTGGTCTCGGTGATCGAGCGCACCCGCGAGATCGGCATCCGCCGCGCGCTCGGGGCGCAGAAGAAGGACATCCGCCGCCAATTTCTCGCCGAGGCCGTGATGCTTTCGCTGGGCGGCGGGCTCGCCGGCGTGGCGCTCGGCATGCTGATCGCCTGGGGGCTCTCGGCCGCTTTCCCTCTGCCTACCAAGGTCACCCCGGGGCTCGTCACCGTCGGTCTCCTGCTCTCGGTCGTGACCGGATTCTTCGCGGGCTACTTTCCGGCCCGGAAGGCGGCGAACCTGACGCCGATCGAGGCGCTGCGCTATGAGTAA